Part of the Chitinispirillum alkaliphilum genome, GCCTCAATTTGGGTGCATAATTTTCCACACTTTTCCTGAAAATCTTCGCAGTCAATAGCCTGCCCTTCAAAACAAAACTCTACGCGCATAAAAAAAACACCACCCTGAGGATCAGTGGTGTGCTGATCGGACTGAATAATGTTTGCACCGTTTTCAAATAGAAATTCGGAAATCTTTGCCACTATTCCCTTTTTATCGGGACACTGCACAAGAAGAACTGCTGCTTCCATTTGCTAATTACCCTTTTCAGTTTGTCTCTTTTCGGATCTGTCAAAACCCCACAAAAATATTTCTGTCAATAACAAAAAGATGATTATAAACCATAGCCCATAGTTCAGCAACCAATTTTGCCTGTTAAGAAACTGATCAAAGAATGCATCCGTTTCAAAATAAAACAAGGCATCTCCTGTTACATTGCCCGGAAATCGGTAGTTAACAGAAAACTCATCTACAGGATAATGTACTGCCATGCTTTTGTGCATTTCACCATCCGGAACCACTTTGTAGATACCGGGTTGATCTATTGCTACAACCGGCTGATTCTCCCATCGGGATATAAGCAACTCATCAGCGCTGAAAATCTCCGCCCCCGATTGCTCTCCAAAGAAAGGATTACGCCTTGGGACACCGGCATACCACACCTCATCCCGGTTAATCTGATCAGAGGACAATGCAAATTTAGATATCCTGTCCAGCATTGGGATGTAAAAACCGGTCTGAAAAAAATTGTTTGATCTGCTCAATCCAATAGGTGTAGAGCTTAACACCCACCTTCTGCCGCTTTCACTTGTAAAAAAAGTAAAAACAGGTGATGCATTACCTGACGATAAAAGGGGGCTTCCGCCAAGATTTACAAATTTTCTGTTTATAACCGTATTTCTGGAAATTTTTTCAGGAAAACCGCTCCATAACTGACTCACATTTTCTGATAGTACAGGGTGTGTACCATCCTGATGTTCAGTATCCTTAAGGTCTGATATGTAAGGGGCGATTTTTTCTACAACATCGCTCCCCATTACCGCAATATCCTGCTCTGGATCAAGAGCGAGCACGATAGACTTTTCAGGAAAAGAACGTCCGGAGAGAAGCATATCAACAGGACGGCATCTTTGAGAGAGTGAATTGATCACGATTAGATCTGAATTTTCTATATCCTGAAATGTAATGTTTCCCGCAGAGCGCATTGTCACAGGATACCACTCGTGTTCACCCAACGAACGGAATGCAGAGCTTATCACCCTGTTTCTGTTCTCATCACCAACAATCAAAACACTGCGATTCTTTAACTTTGAAACGGTAAAGAAATCCCGGTTATCGTAAGGTAAGGGATCTTCACTCAACAGCTCTACAAATCCATCCCTGAAGTTAAGGTCGGAAGGGATTTCAATCGTATATTCAGCAGAATCACCACTGTTTACAGAAACAATCATTTCACCTGCCCGCATATTATCTATTACTACCACAGCCTGAGCTTCTTCAAGATCTTTACCATCCGCAAACAGCTTGAAGGTAACCGCGCCCGAAGACCCTTCAGCTCCCGTAACTCTTACAGAATAATTGAAAGGATTCTGCGGTGCAACAGATACACAGATAACATTTCTGTTCTCAAGATGTTTTTCTGCCAGAGATTCAAATTCTTTCATTGTGAGTTCCTGAAAATCACTCACCAAAACCAAAACAGAGTGATGGTCCTTTTCCACTTCGCTGAAAGCGTGTATAACTTCGTCAATGCCGGAAGATCCGTAGCGTCCCTTAAAATCATTTTGACCGAAAAATCTTGTGTAAATAAACTCCCCGCTCATATCATCATAATGAAAGTGACGGGCAGCCTGCGGTACCACCCTTAACAATGAGTCGGTAAAAACAATACCTCTCTGCCCAACAGAAAAGCCCTCATCCCTGTATTCCATGCTCATAGAGGGATCAATCCAGGTGTACATTGTCAGGGAGGGATTATGAAGAATTTGCAGCGGATTGCTACGATCATGCACCCCGGTAAAAAGAAGAATAATTGCTATCACACCCAAGGTTCTGGTCACAACAAGCAAAATCTTTCTCAGTTTTTTCAGTCTCGATGTGCTCACAGCAGTGCTGTCAAAGAATCGCAGGGTTGAAAACTCTATAAAGCTCAACCTTCTTTTCCTAAAAAAGTGAATTGCCAGCAAAACCGCCAAAAAGGAAAGGGCCCAAAGATAAAGAGGCTGAAACAATCCAATATTGCTCAATACAGACATCTGCGCTTCTCCATTACCCTCAGCAGTGCCTTTTGGAAAGGCTCTGAAGTAGAGACAAACTCCATATCGACCCGCATCTCCCGGGCCGCCTCTGTGATCTGTGAAAAATGGGAAGATATTCCCTGTCTGAAAAAACGTGCTGCAACTGCAGGGTCAAGCGTAATCTCACGCCCTGTTTCCATATCTTTTATTCTCCGGACAGAATCACTCTTAAACTCCTTCTCCATAGGATCAGTTACACAAATGACAATAGTGTCCTGGCCTTTGAATCTCAGGTGTTTGAGCCCCCTTATTATCTCTGATGAATCATCAAGAAGGTCTGAAATGATTATGCACATTCCTCTTTTTTTAAGAGAAACAGCGAGCTGATCAATTGCTCTGCCACATCTGGTGGTTGCCCCGGAATTGAAAGATTCAAGGTTGGAGAGGATGTTTTTGAGTTGAATGTTGGTAGAACCGGGAGGGAGATAGGTGCTTATATTTTCATCGAACGCGGCAATACCAACAGCGTCCTTTTGACGAATAAAAATCCAGGCAATACAGGCAGCAAGAGTTTTCGCATACTCAAACTTTTTAATCCTTGAAGAATGAAATCCCATTGAACCACTTTTATCAATTAGGATATGTGCGCGGAGATTCGTTTCATCTTCAAAAAGCCTCACAACAGCCTTTTCCGTTCTGGCGAATTTTCTCCAATCGATTTTTTTTGCCGGTTCACCGGTTAAATAGGGTCGGTACTCCAAAAACTCAGACGAAAAGCCATGGAAAGGGCTTTTGTGAAGACCTGCTATCATGCCCTCCACGATTAATTTTGCTCTAAGCGAAAGATTGCGAATGGAACCTATCTCCTCTGGTCCGGGTATACCGCTCATATCTCCTTACCCTTCAGAACAAATGATGCTCAATGTCACGCATTATTTTCTTTGTACCTGTTTTTATAATACTTTCTGCCTGCTCTTCACGCTTATGCTGTTTTATATATTCTGAAATCCTCTCCTTTAATCTATCCATATCCTCTTTGCTGAAAGCAGAAACAAACATTGCCTCTGGATAGGCAAGGCTAAGCTTTTTTCGTGTGAAGGGATCCTGAACCAGATCAAATTTATTGAAAACCAGAATTTTTGGAATTTTCTCTGCCTTAAGTTCTTCCAGTACTTTTTCTACAGTTGCCAGTTGCTGATCAAAAAATTCGCTCGAAGCATCAAGCACAACCAACAACAACTGTGCCTCTGAAACAACCCTTAAGGTACTCCTGAATGAAGCCACCAGATGGTGGGGTAATTTCCTTAAAAATCCCACAGTATCAGAAATCACTATAGACCCAGCCCCGGGAATATATGTTCTTCTTGTGGAAGTGTCCAAAGTGGCAAAGAGCTTGTTTTCAACCAAAACATCGGATCCACTAAGTGCATTGAGAACCGAAGACTTCCCCACATTGGTATACCCAACCAGTGACGCCTTAAACACTTTACTTCTACCCTTTCCCTGCACTTCCCTGTTTCTCTCTATTTTTTGAAGTCTCTGCTTAAGGTCACGGATTTTTTTCTGCACAAGTCTCCGGTCAACTTCGAGCTGCTTTTCCCCTGGCCCTCTTGTACCTATACCTCCCACCTGCTGGGAAAAGTGAGTCCAGGCATGCGTGAGTCTTGGGTAAAGGGTGCGCATCTGAGCAAGCTCAACCTGCACCTTCGCTTCAACCGTCCTTGCATGGAGTGCGAAAATGTCGAGTATGACCTGGCCCCGATCCAGAACTTTAGCATTTATAAGTTTTTCCACATTGCGTACCTGCCCGGGAGAAAGGTGCGCATCAACAACAAGTGTTTTGGCTCCCTTTTGCCGCATGAGGGCACGCAATTCTACCAATTTCCCTTCACCAAGGTAAGTGGATGCTTCAGGCCGAAGTCTCTTCTGAACCACCACATCAGCCACTTCCGCACCTGCGGTGGTACAAAGCATCACCATTTCCTCTATATCCTCTTCAAACAACTTGGGATTTTCATCCTTTATCAGAAGACCGGCTATAATAACTTTTTCATGTATATGTTTATTTTCTATCATACACTTAATACGATTTCCAACTGTTAATAGTAAACAGTGTATCAGGTTTATTCATACCCCGTCCCCGGCACAGCAACTACTGAAAATCCTTGCCATCTACGTGAAGCCTGATGCCCTTGGCCCTTTGAAAAGGTGTTAGGGTCAGAATTTCTGCACCATCATCTGTTACGGCTATCGTATGCTCAAACTGCGCTGACAGTGAGCCGTCTTTGGTTCTTACTGTCCATTTGTCTTTTTTGTCTGTTACGACCTGATATCCACCAAGATTTACCATCGGCTCTATTGTGAATGTCATTCCTGGTTCCATTACTATATGTTCACAATAAGGTTCTAAATGATGGTAAACAGTATAGTCCTCGTGGAAATTCAGCCCTATACCATGACCGGTGTATTGTTTTACCACAGAACATCCCTGTGATTTGACAAATGGCTCTATAGCCTCAGCTATAGCCCTGAGAGAAGCTCCCGGCCTGACGGCATCAATACCTAAGAGCAAAGCTCTGGCAGTGACATCCACCAGATGAGCAGCATCTTCTGATACTTCACCAATGAAAAAGGTTTCCGAACTGTCGCCATAATAACCATTTACAATTGTAGTAAGGTCAACATTGACAATATCTCCATCACGAAGGATCTCTTCGGGACTGGGGATACCGTGACATACTACATTGTTGCGCGAGGTGCATACTGATTTGGGATAACCCCTGTATCCCAGACAGGCTGGGGTGTGCCCATGGCTGAGAGTGAAATCGTGTGCAAGACGGTTTATCTCCTCTGTACTGACACCCTCCTTTACATGGGGCCTTATGTAGTCCATAAGCACACCATTGAATTCACCGGCTTTTCTCATTCCCCCGATCTGTTCACTGTTCTTTACAAATCTTTTTTTTGCAGGAGCAGGAGATGACTTACCTTTTGCCCTGTCCTGATCACTGAACAAGTGACATTTCTTGTATTTTTTCCCACTGCCACACCAGCATAAATCATTTCTCTCTATCATAATTTAATCGTTATAATGCCTTTCAGCTGAAAAGTAATCGATAAACTGAGGTAACGGAACTGAATATATAATTTCAACATCGAGTTATAAAGCATTTCGGGTAAAGTACGATGTTATTATACATAAAAGAGCGAAGTGCTTTACATATCAGCTATAGCGAACATGCTCCAGGAGATGATTGTGGATTTTTTCATTTGATGCCACTATACCAGTGGAATCGAGAGTGAAATCCCCGCCATTTCTGTCGTGAGCCCTGCCACCAGCCTCCTGTAAAATCAGGGATGCAGCCGCAAAGTCCCAGGGAGAGAGCATATATTCGAAGTACCCGTCAAACCTTCCGCACGAAAGCCAGCAAAGGTCTATTGCCGCACTTCCGGTTCTTCTGATACCTCTGATGTTGTTTCTGAACAGACGCCGCACAGAGTCCAGCGTCTTCTCCATGAGTTCTCCCCTGTCATAGTAGAAACCGGTTGTAACGATTGCCTCCTGAAGAGAATCACAATCGGTGACATGGATAGCAGAGCCATTGAGAAATGCCCCTGCCCCCTTTTGTGCCCAAAAAAGCTCATCCCGTTCCGGATCGTAAACAGCCCCGCACTTTACCTCTCCCATTTCCGCATAAGCAATGGATACACAGTATATGGGGATACCGTGGGCGAAATTATTGGTTCCGTCGAGAGGATCTATAAGCCATAAACTGGGGGCCTTTAATGCCCCCCGGCTTTCATCCTCTTCGCCGTAAAAAAGCGATTCAGGATAGTCTTTATGAAGCAGGCTGACAATCTGCTGCTCTGATTTGATATCCGCCTCAGTAACCAGATTGTTGAGCGCTTTTTGAGTTACTTCAGCTCTGCCTTTCATTTCCCTGATCAGTTTACCTGCCTGCAGAGCTGCGGACTTTGCACTTTCAAGCTGTCTGTCTGTAGTAATCAGATCTTCTCCCTGTTTTCTCTGGATTTCAACTCTTTTTGGTGGAATTTATCAGACCACCAGCCAGTACAAGCTCCTTCTCACGTTCCGTAAGATCCACTTTCAGCTTAAACACCGCTCCGTCGGATTCTCGCCTGAGCTCCAGGTCCTCACCGCTTTCTATTTTTTTGCGGATATCAGACACCAAAAGCACATCCCCCTGCTGAAGCGATTCATAATTTTCCCTGCTTTCAAAAAGAGCAGGAACTATGCCGAAATTGATAAGATTTGCGCGATGAATCCTTTCCATAGAACACGCTATCACCATTTTAACCCCAAGATACATGGGACAAATCGCTGCATGCTCACGTGAAGAACCCTGGCCATAAGAATCACCTGCCACGATTACATTGTGGGTCCCCTTCTCTTTGTTCTGCAGGGCTCTGGATGAGAATTCGGGTGCTTCCCGCTCAAAAACAAACTCTGCATACTTTGGGATATTGGAACGATATTTCAGACGATTCCCGGCAGGCATTATATGATCGGTGGTAATCTTGTCCCCGACTTTAACAGTAACCTCTCCGCTTATCTCCCCGGGCAGAGAAACATTTGACGGTGGCTCCCCGATATTTGGTCCGCGAAACACTTCTACAGAGTCGGGGTTCTTTGATGGCGGCAGAATCATGCTGTCATCGATAATGAACTGTGCGGGCATACTGATCTCTGGATACTGTTCATTTTTGAAATACTCCGAAGGGTCACACAACTCCCCGCTAAGCGCCGCAGCCACCGCCGCTTCAGGAGAACCAAGATACACCTGAGCGCTGTTGGTTCCGCTTCGGCCGAAAAAGTTGCGGTTAGATGTTCTGAAAGAAACCGCATCGGTGCCAGGTGCAACTGAATTTCCAATACAGAATCCACACGCACTTTCAAGTATTCTGGCTCCCGAAGAGATAATATGTGCCAGTGCACCATTGGCACTTACCATCTCAAGAACCTGCCGTGAGCCGCATGCAACACCGAGAGTAACATTGGGCGCAACTTTTTTGTCCTTAAGCATGTTTGCCACAAGCATAATATCCCGGTAAGAAGCATTGGTACAGGAGCCAACCAACACCTGATCGACCTTTGTCCCTTTCAGCTCACCTAGTTTTTTGATATTTCCGGGAGAATGGGGACATGCAGCACGGGGTTCAAGAGTGGAGAGATCAATTTTTATAACCCTGTCATATTCAGCGTCTTTATCAGCGTAAAGTTCTCTGTACCCCTCTTCTCTGCCCTGAGCAGCCATGAAAGCCAGAGTCTTGTTGTCGGAGGGAAATACTGAAGTGGTTACACCCAGCTCTGCTCCCATATTGGTGATTGTGGATCTTTCCGGTACGCTTAAAGTCTCAACTCCACTTCCGCCATATTCGACAACTGTACCTACATTGCCTTTGGTGGAGAGAATCTCAAGCAGTGCAAGGATAACATCTTTTGCGGTGACCCATGGTCTTAACTTCCCTTCCAGTTCCACCTTGATCACTTTGGGGTAAGTCAGGAAGAACGGCCCGCCACCCATCGCAACAGCAACATCCAGTCCGCCGGCACCAATTGCAAGCATTCCTATGCCCCCGCCTGTGGGTGTGTGAGAATCACTTCCAAGCAAAGTTTTACCCGGGATACCAAATCTTTCGAGATGAACCTGGTGACAGATTCCATTACCCGGCTTGGAGAAAAGGATCCCATATTTTGATGCTACAGTCTGAAGGTATTTATGGTCATCACTGTTTTCAAAACCTTCCTGAATTGTATTATGATCTACATAAGAAACTGACACTTCGGTTTTTACCTTTTTAAAACCCATCGCTTCAAACTGAAGATAAGCCATAGTTCCGGTGGCATCCTGTGTGAGAGTCTGGTCTATTTTGATACCTGCTTCCTCTCCGGTTTTACCCGTTCCGCTTACCAAATGCTCATCAAGAATCTTCTGCACGATGTTTTTACCCATATAAACCTTACCTTTTTGAATGAAACTGATATGGAAGTGGAAAATAGAAGATTAATACGATTTGAACAACAATTTATCGCACCGAGACTAAATATTTACCATCCTCAACTGGTTAAAAACTCCTATCACCTATTTTGAGACTCCGTCTGAACGTATTATATTATATTGGATGACCTTAGCAGCACTTAATTCCCGGAGAAAAATATGGATCCAGAAAAAAAGGACAAATATGTCCAGGAAAACATCAAAGCCGAAGAAGCTATTGCTTCCGGTAACTTAGCAGATGCAGCCGCAATCCTGATCTCTCTGGTTGAAAAAGATCCGGAAAACTGGCGGGCTTTCAACAGTATGGGGATTATTGCATGGTTACAGAAATCATGGCAGGATGCCTACACTATGTTTCTCCGCTCCGTTAATCTCAATCCTTTTTACACCGATGCACTTATAAATCTGTTTGATGCTGCTCTTAAACTAAAAAAGGTTGATCAGGTCACTCCCTTTTTACAAAATGCTGCCCAGGCCAGTAACGCTTCCAAAGAAGTCAAAATTATCCTGGAGAGCATATTGGAACATAAAGAGGATATCTATTACACTCCCAGAGGATTATCCATTGGGATCTATTATCCTCTTGTGGAAGAAGGCAGCCAACTGCTCGATGAGGGAAATCTAAACAGTGCACTCGACAAATTTATCAAATCTCTTGAAACCGACGGACCAAATCCGGGAGCATACTGTGGCCTTGGCATAGTATCCTACTACCAGAAACGTTATGAAGACGCCTACACCTTTTTTAAAGAATCAATAAGGCTCAACCCCTTTGACCATGACACATTCCTTAACCTGTTGGATGCAGCTATAGCGGCTGGTTTGGAGCTTGAAGCTTACGAGCTTTTCAACCTCTATAAAAAGGAATATCCGTCACTTGATCCCCTCAGCGGAGAGTTTGAAAAACTGGCTCCCAAAAAAAGTTAAAAAAATTGTTAAGTGCTGCTCTTCTTGTGCCGATACAATTAATGAAAATACCCAAAAGCTCAATGCACCTCCCTTGTGTGCGAAAGTCTGCTTAATCTTCCCCAAATTTTACAGCAGACCAAACGAGTAAAAATGGGTTTATTGTTCATATGAAAACGGGTGCTCCATGCACCCGTTTTTTTTTGATCAAAAGATCACCTTTTCTTTTACACCCAATCCTGCACTGAGTATTTTTCCCTTCAAAAAGGTTTTCTTTGATTAAAAAGCGGTGAAAACCATCATCCCCCTTCTTCTGATTACAGAAAAAATTCAGTATGCAAAAAATCTTTCATCCGGTTCTGATTTTATATCTGCTGCTCTTTTCCTCCACACCCGTGTTGTCCAAAACCCGTCCTTTCGAAACCAGTCCTCCACAACGGGTGTCAAACGTACGATCAGGCATAGATGTTAGGGAATTTGAAAACCGGATGCGCCCCTTTTTCGATCAGCGCATAAGAGCTGCCGGGGAAGAGAGAAAAAATGTTGCAGAAATCCCTGAAGAGTCTGATTTTCTTCTGATTGCACAAATATGGGACGAGCTCTCTCCTCAATTCAGGGCTCTCTATGAAAGCGCCGCAACCATCCCCCAAGATTTCAAACGACACATCTCCCCGATGGGCCGGTTTGAAATTTTCTACACAACTTCAGGATTCGACAGCATCTCCATTACAGATACAATGAGTTATCTTAGCGGAGAAAACTGGCGTCAGCCAGTTAACACACCAAATGGTGTACCGGATTATGTGGATGAAGTAGCCTTTGCACTGGACAGTTCATGGTCCATGATGGTGGATAGATTTGGATTCCCGCCACCCATCCCCATAAAGCCCGACTCACACCCTTCAGACAGGTATAAAGTAGTCATAAGAAAACTTCCCTCCCGCTTCTATGGACTTACGTACGTACATGGAAGGGACCCGGAATCAGCAAACCGGGGGTTCAGAAGCTTCATAGAAATAAACAGCGATTGGTCAGATCCCATATGGTCTGGACCTGGCTATGATCAGCACCCGGGGGATGCGGTGAGAATAACCAGTGCACATGAACTATTCCATGCAATACAGTACGCAATGACCTGGGATATAGATTCCCTCGATGGCAGGTTTATGGACAATTTTCCAATCTCCTGGACTGAAGGTACTGCTGTGCTTATGGAGGATCTTGCATTCCCTAATGTTAAAGACTACCTGCAATACGTTAATGATTTCTTTTTAAACCCGAGTATCCCATTTCTCGATGCCAGCTTTTTTGGCAACATTATGTACTCAAATACTCTTCTGACAAAATTTCTGACAGAAAAAGTAGACACTTCAGACAATCTTGATTTTATAAGAAGTATTTACATGAACAATTTCAATGAAAAGATATCATTTCATCAGAATCTAAGCTCTGTTGCGCACGACTTCAACCGCAACTGGGCCTGCATTCTCAATGATTTTCACACCCAGAGCTACTTTACAGGTCAACGATCTGACCCTTCACTTTTTATAAGTGACGCCGAGCTGATGAACTCCTGGAATACCGGACCGGCGGATGCTGCCTTTACCACCAAAACTGCAAACCCCTACGCAATGCAGCACTTCCGATTCCAGCCCCGGGCATATCACAACGATACCCTCGTTGTAACAGTCAGAGGTGAATCTGGCGAGTATAGCTCTTCCTTAAACCCTCCTACCTGGGCCGCAAGGGCTATACTTCTAAAAGAAAACACCCACGAAATAGTCACAATACCAATGAATGAAAGTGCCAGCGGTGACATCATTATAGCAGACTGGCTAAGCCATCAGGACATTCTCATAATCGCTACAAACGCTGATACTGCAGCACAGAAGGATGTAGCGGTTTACTTCCAGGCTGATACAGTGTCCTATCAGGAAGGGGAAACTGATTACTTTGCCGCACATTTCCCAAACAGATCCCAGGCCTCTGTTTTTATTGAAGCACTCAGGCCACTTCGGGGCAAACTCAGCCTCTCATCAGAACAAAGCGATTCACTGCTACAACGCTCTGACCAAAGCTTCACTTCCATTTCAGGTGTTTACGACCTGACGTTTCCGCCCATTTGGGATGAGAAGGCTGAAATTGAATTGTCATTAGCTGTATACAATCACATTTTCAGCAACCACAGGGTTTCATCTGATCTGGCAAACCTTTACTTTTGGGATGACCTCAGTGAAACCTGGGAACAAGTGGAAGCCAAAGTATCAGGCACTCCGGAGTCAAAAGTATGGAGCTCAAAAATCCTCCGCCCGGGATATTACTCAGTGATGGCTCCAATACCGACCGATATAGAAACAGATAAGCAAATTGTTGTATTTCCAAACAAGGCACGGGTTTCCGGAGATAGCCCGATAAGGATACAGGGAGAGGGTATTTACCAGATAAAGATTTTCAGTATTGACGGCTCTCTCATTGTCAACTATGTAAACGAATCAACCAGTGGCCACGGTACAATCGCCAGATTATCTGAAGAGGGCTTCGCGTGGCATATTCAAAACAGTTCCGGATCGGAGATTATCCCTGGGATTTACTATATGATAATCAAAAGAAGAAAAAACTTCAACTCAGCTTCAGAACGATTTCAGAGAAAAATCATTATTCTCCCTTAAACTAACATAGTGATTCCAGTTGCAGACTTAGTCTCTCCTGCATGCAGACACTATTACCAGCGCCTGTATTCCTTCACCACGTCCACAGGCTGTAAGACCTTCACCAGTTGTAGCTGTGAGGCCCACATGCTCTGCAGGAAGGGATAAAAGCTGAGAAAGTGATTTTTTAATTTTGGCCATATGCTTTGACAAATGCGGCCTTGAGGCTTCAACTGATATCGACACATGAAGCAGGCGATAGTTGTGGGCTGTTTCAATTGCTTTGTGAAGATAGATTTTGCTGTCGGTTATGCCTCTCTCAAGACACAGCTCATCACTCACTGCGCCCAATACATTCACACCACTGATTCCCGATATTGCATTTGTCAGGGCATGAAGTATCACATCCGCATCACTGTTACCATCAAGACCGGGACAACCTTCAATTTCAACTCCACCAAGCACCAGCGGTTTGGTTGTTTCCTCTGCTTCAAACCTATGGGAATCCTGCCCTATTGCACTGATATACATTTACATCTCCCCTGTTTTTGCACAAATTGATCGTATGAATATAATTCCCCTGTCATCAGGCTTCTTTGCGTAACTTATAAACCAGATCCGCACGCGCCATCGAGAGGAAATCCTGAAATTCAGATTCCTTATAGTCGGGATATGACCATGAGAAGTGCCTGAAAACCCCCCTTCTGTAGTGAAGAGTAACTTCCCCGTAGATGCCGCGTCCAAGATAGAGCCGGTGAAAGAAATCCTTGGTGGATGCCAGTACCAGCTTATCTCTGGCCAGATATCCGGGATCAAGATTGATAGTCCTTTTACCTTCTAAAGCCCATTTTTTTTCCAGTTCGTTGGTAAAATTCTTTATCTCAGGGAGCTGCTCCCGTTTGAAGGGAAAGGGATACACTGCGTAGTATTTTAACAGGTCCTCACCCATTTCGTCACTGTAATAATCTGACCAGGAGAAAGGCACCGGGCCATATAGCCGATCCGGCTCCCCATACTCAGTACAAAGCAGGTCCCGGATAGATTCAAAGCTCCTGTGTTTACAATACGTAA contains:
- a CDS encoding protein containing von Willebrand factor domain, which produces MSGIPGPEEIGSIRNLSLRAKLIVEGMIAGLHKSPFHGFSSEFLEYRPYLTGEPAKKIDWRKFARTEKAVVRLFEDETNLRAHILIDKSGSMGFHSSRIKKFEYAKTLAACIAWIFIRQKDAVGIAAFDENISTYLPPGSTNIQLKNILSNLESFNSGATTRCGRAIDQLAVSLKKRGMCIIISDLLDDSSEIIRGLKHLRFKGQDTIVICVTDPMEKEFKSDSVRRIKDMETGREITLDPAVAARFFRQGISSHFSQITEAAREMRVDMEFVSTSEPFQKALLRVMEKRRCLY
- a CDS encoding Membrane-associated protein; translation: MSVLSNIGLFQPLYLWALSFLAVLLAIHFFRKRRLSFIEFSTLRFFDSTAVSTSRLKKLRKILLVVTRTLGVIAIILLFTGVHDRSNPLQILHNPSLTMYTWIDPSMSMEYRDEGFSVGQRGIVFTDSLLRVVPQAARHFHYDDMSGEFIYTRFFGQNDFKGRYGSSGIDEVIHAFSEVEKDHHSVLVLVSDFQELTMKEFESLAEKHLENRNVICVSVAPQNPFNYSVRVTGAEGSSGAVTFKLFADGKDLEEAQAVVVIDNMRAGEMIVSVNSGDSAEYTIEIPSDLNFRDGFVELLSEDPLPYDNRDFFTVSKLKNRSVLIVGDENRNRVISSAFRSLGEHEWYPVTMRSAGNITFQDIENSDLIVINSLSQRCRPVDMLLSGRSFPEKSIVLALDPEQDIAVMGSDVVEKIAPYISDLKDTEHQDGTHPVLSENVSQLWSGFPEKISRNTVINRKFVNLGGSPLLSSGNASPVFTFFTSESGRRWVLSSTPIGLSRSNNFFQTGFYIPMLDRISKFALSSDQINRDEVWYAGVPRRNPFFGEQSGAEIFSADELLISRWENQPVVAIDQPGIYKVVPDGEMHKSMAVHYPVDEFSVNYRFPGNVTGDALFYFETDAFFDQFLNRQNWLLNYGLWFIIIFLLLTEIFLWGFDRSEKRQTEKGN
- a CDS encoding GTP-binding protein HflX translates to MIENKHIHEKVIIAGLLIKDENPKLFEEDIEEMVMLCTTAGAEVADVVVQKRLRPEASTYLGEGKLVELRALMRQKGAKTLVVDAHLSPGQVRNVEKLINAKVLDRGQVILDIFALHARTVEAKVQVELAQMRTLYPRLTHAWTHFSQQVGGIGTRGPGEKQLEVDRRLVQKKIRDLKQRLQKIERNREVQGKGRSKVFKASLVGYTNVGKSSVLNALSGSDVLVENKLFATLDTSTRRTYIPGAGSIVISDTVGFLRKLPHHLVASFRSTLRVVSEAQLLLVVLDASSEFFDQQLATVEKVLEELKAEKIPKILVFNKFDLVQDPFTRKKLSLAYPEAMFVSAFSKEDMDRLKERISEYIKQHKREEQAESIIKTGTKKIMRDIEHHLF
- a CDS encoding Aconitate hydratase; the protein is MGKNIVQKILDEHLVSGTGKTGEEAGIKIDQTLTQDATGTMAYLQFEAMGFKKVKTEVSVSYVDHNTIQEGFENSDDHKYLQTVASKYGILFSKPGNGICHQVHLERFGIPGKTLLGSDSHTPTGGGIGMLAIGAGGLDVAVAMGGGPFFLTYPKVIKVELEGKLRPWVTAKDVILALLEILSTKGNVGTVVEYGGSGVETLSVPERSTITNMGAELGVTTSVFPSDNKTLAFMAAQGREEGYRELYADKDAEYDRVIKIDLSTLEPRAACPHSPGNIKKLGELKGTKVDQVLVGSCTNASYRDIMLVANMLKDKKVAPNVTLGVACGSRQVLEMVSANGALAHIISSGARILESACGFCIGNSVAPGTDAVSFRTSNRNFFGRSGTNSAQVYLGSPEAAVAAALSGELCDPSEYFKNEQYPEISMPAQFIIDDSMILPPSKNPDSVEVFRGPNIGEPPSNVSLPGEISGEVTVKVGDKITTDHIMPAGNRLKYRSNIPKYAEFVFEREAPEFSSRALQNKEKGTHNVIVAGDSYGQGSSREHAAICPMYLGVKMVIACSMERIHRANLINFGIVPALFESRENYESLQQGDVLLVSDIRKKIESGEDLELRRESDGAVFKLKVDLTEREKELVLAGGLINSTKKS
- a CDS encoding Inositol-1-monophosphatase yields the protein MKGRAEVTQKALNNLVTEADIKSEQQIVSLLHKDYPESLFYGEEDESRGALKAPSLWLIDPLDGTNNFAHGIPIYCVSIAYAEMGEVKCGAVYDPERDELFWAQKGAGAFLNGSAIHVTDCDSLQEAIVTTGFYYDRGELMEKTLDSVRRLFRNNIRGIRRTGSAAIDLCWLSCGRFDGYFEYMLSPWDFAAASLILQEAGGRAHDRNGGDFTLDSTGIVASNEKIHNHLLEHVRYS
- a CDS encoding Methionine aminopeptidase, yielding MFSDQDRAKGKSSPAPAKKRFVKNSEQIGGMRKAGEFNGVLMDYIRPHVKEGVSTEEINRLAHDFTLSHGHTPACLGYRGYPKSVCTSRNNVVCHGIPSPEEILRDGDIVNVDLTTIVNGYYGDSSETFFIGEVSEDAAHLVDVTARALLLGIDAVRPGASLRAIAEAIEPFVKSQGCSVVKQYTGHGIGLNFHEDYTVYHHLEPYCEHIVMEPGMTFTIEPMVNLGGYQVVTDKKDKWTVRTKDGSLSAQFEHTIAVTDDGAEILTLTPFQRAKGIRLHVDGKDFQ
- a CDS encoding TPR Domain containing protein gives rise to the protein MDPEKKDKYVQENIKAEEAIASGNLADAAAILISLVEKDPENWRAFNSMGIIAWLQKSWQDAYTMFLRSVNLNPFYTDALINLFDAALKLKKVDQVTPFLQNAAQASNASKEVKIILESILEHKEDIYYTPRGLSIGIYYPLVEEGSQLLDEGNLNSALDKFIKSLETDGPNPGAYCGLGIVSYYQKRYEDAYTFFKESIRLNPFDHDTFLNLLDAAIAAGLELEAYELFNLYKKEYPSLDPLSGEFEKLAPKKS